A genomic segment from Bradyrhizobium diazoefficiens USDA 110 encodes:
- a CDS encoding LysR family transcriptional regulator yields the protein MLDLELLRSFVSVVEAGGFTRAGERVHRTQSTVSQQIKRLEEDVGQVLLHRDGKDVRPTEAGERLLSYARRLLSLAEEARDVLSQPDSEGAIRLGIPEDFAAYRLAKLLATFSRSHPGLRLDVRADQSKNLARDLERGELDLALYKREAGEKGAIAVWPERVHWVTSKSHPIDAGAPSVPLIGFPLGCLYRAGAIHALESAGRIWHMAYTSSSLAGIQAAVAAGMGLSILSEMSIQADHRVLTAKDGFAPINKTEVALMAAPDASPATLRLADRLAEFCDNVQAKAA from the coding sequence ATGCTCGATCTCGAGCTTCTGCGCAGCTTCGTCTCGGTGGTCGAGGCCGGCGGCTTCACCCGCGCCGGCGAGCGCGTCCACCGCACGCAATCGACCGTCAGCCAGCAGATCAAGCGGCTGGAGGAGGATGTCGGCCAGGTGCTCCTGCACCGCGACGGCAAGGACGTGCGTCCCACCGAAGCCGGCGAGCGGTTGCTGTCCTACGCCCGGCGGCTGCTCTCGCTTGCAGAAGAAGCGCGCGACGTGCTGAGCCAGCCCGACAGCGAAGGCGCGATCCGGCTCGGCATTCCCGAGGATTTTGCGGCCTATCGCCTGGCGAAATTGCTGGCGACGTTCTCGCGCTCGCATCCCGGCCTGCGGCTCGACGTCCGCGCCGACCAGAGCAAGAACCTCGCCCGCGATCTCGAACGCGGCGAGCTTGATCTGGCGCTTTACAAGCGCGAGGCCGGCGAGAAGGGCGCGATCGCGGTGTGGCCGGAGCGGGTGCACTGGGTCACCAGCAAGAGCCATCCGATCGACGCGGGCGCGCCGTCGGTGCCGCTGATCGGCTTTCCGCTGGGCTGCCTCTATCGCGCCGGCGCCATCCACGCGCTGGAGAGCGCGGGCCGCATTTGGCACATGGCCTACACGTCATCGAGCCTCGCCGGCATCCAGGCCGCGGTCGCCGCCGGCATGGGGCTGAGTATCCTGTCCGAGATGTCGATCCAGGCCGATCATCGCGTGCTGACCGCGAAGGACGGCTTTGCGCCGATCAACAAGACCGAGGTGGCGCTGATGGCCGCGCCGGATGCGAGCCCGGCAACGCTGCGGCTCGCGGATCGGCTCGCGGAGTTCTGCGACAATGTGCAGGCGAAGGCGGCCTAG
- a CDS encoding sulfite exporter TauE/SafE family protein: protein MQLYLPIADLPVNVFLVLAMGAAVGFVSGMFGIGGGFLMTPLLIFIGITPAVAVASVASHIAASSFSGAISYWRRRAIDPALASVLLCGGVTGTALGVWTFTQLRALGQLDLMIALSYVVLLTTVGSLMFSEGLRALMRTRRGTVPPRRTHNWIHGLPLKMRFKRSKIYLSVIPVLIVGTMIGFIGAIMGIGGGFILVPIMIYLLRVPTSTVIGTSMVLTLVTMLFATMLHAVTNHLVDAVLALILMVGGVTGAQFGARAGQKIRGEQLRLLLGLLILSVGVRFAIELVIRPEDLFTIRELGVSG from the coding sequence ATGCAGCTCTACCTTCCGATCGCCGATCTTCCGGTCAACGTCTTCCTGGTGCTGGCGATGGGCGCTGCGGTCGGCTTCGTCTCCGGCATGTTCGGGATCGGCGGCGGCTTCCTGATGACGCCGCTGCTGATCTTCATCGGCATCACGCCGGCGGTCGCGGTCGCCTCGGTCGCTAGCCACATCGCGGCGTCCTCCTTTTCCGGCGCGATCTCCTACTGGCGGCGGCGCGCGATCGATCCGGCGCTGGCGAGCGTGCTGCTCTGCGGCGGCGTGACCGGCACAGCATTGGGGGTGTGGACCTTCACGCAGCTCCGCGCGCTCGGCCAGCTCGATCTGATGATCGCGCTGTCCTACGTCGTGCTGCTCACCACCGTCGGCAGCCTGATGTTCTCCGAAGGCCTGCGCGCCCTGATGCGGACGCGGCGCGGCACGGTGCCGCCGCGGCGCACGCACAACTGGATCCATGGCCTGCCGCTGAAGATGCGGTTCAAGCGCTCGAAGATCTATCTCTCGGTGATCCCCGTCTTGATCGTCGGCACCATGATCGGCTTTATCGGCGCCATCATGGGCATCGGCGGCGGCTTCATCCTGGTGCCGATCATGATCTACCTGCTGCGAGTGCCGACCTCGACGGTGATCGGGACCTCGATGGTTCTCACCCTGGTCACCATGCTGTTCGCGACCATGCTGCATGCGGTGACCAACCACCTCGTCGATGCCGTGCTGGCACTGATCCTGATGGTCGGCGGCGTCACCGGCGCGCAGTTCGGCGCGCGTGCCGGCCAGAAGATTCGCGGCGAGCAGCTGCGGCTGCTGTTGGGCTTGCTGATCCTCTCGGTCGGCGTCCGCTTCGCGATCGAGCTGGTGATCCGCCCGGAGGATCTCTTCACCATCCGTGAGCTCGGAGTGAGCGGATGA
- the pdeM gene encoding ligase-associated DNA damage response endonuclease PdeM: MRVSRVTISDVTFAADLSGALFWEEQRLLVVSDLHLEKGSSFASRGVLLPPYDTIATLGRLAAVISRHDPRTVIALGDSFHDRTAHERLSAEDRDAVAGLQSGRDWIWISGNHDPMLPRDLGGTVADEVAIGPITFRHEPTGAHGEIAGHLHPKARVSARGRSMERRCFASDGMRAVMPAFGAYAGGLSIRDAAFARIFPKNGFVAHLLGDRRVHAIAASRCY; encoded by the coding sequence ATGCGCGTTTCCAGAGTCACCATCAGCGATGTGACGTTCGCCGCCGATCTCTCCGGCGCCCTGTTCTGGGAAGAGCAGCGCCTGCTCGTCGTCTCCGACCTGCATCTCGAAAAAGGCTCGAGCTTCGCCAGCCGCGGCGTGCTGCTGCCGCCTTACGATACGATCGCGACACTCGGCCGGCTCGCTGCTGTCATCTCCCGCCATGATCCGCGCACCGTCATCGCGCTTGGCGACAGTTTTCACGATCGCACCGCGCATGAGCGACTCTCCGCGGAGGATCGCGACGCCGTCGCCGGACTCCAATCCGGTCGCGACTGGATCTGGATCTCCGGCAACCACGATCCGATGCTGCCGCGCGATCTCGGCGGCACCGTCGCCGACGAGGTCGCGATCGGCCCGATCACGTTCCGCCACGAGCCGACCGGCGCGCATGGCGAGATCGCCGGCCATCTCCATCCCAAGGCCCGCGTCTCCGCGCGCGGCCGTTCGATGGAGCGCCGCTGCTTCGCCAGCGACGGGATGCGCGCCGTGATGCCCGCCTTCGGCGCCTATGCCGGCGGCCTCAGCATCCGCGACGCGGCGTTTGCAAGGATCTTCCCGAAGAACGGTTTTGTCGCCCATCTGCTCGGCGACCGCCGCGTCCACGCCATCGCCGCGTCGCGGTGTTATTGA
- a CDS encoding ABC transporter substrate-binding protein — translation MTKNPSRRDFSAAALATIAASTLPAPYVWAAEKKYDAGASDTEIKIGQTVPHSGPGSLYGVLGRVGEAYFQMLNEKGGINGRKIKFLTMDDAYSAPKCVEATRRLVEQEEVLALYGSLGTAPQTAVHKYLNSKGVPQLLLNTGASKWNNPKEFKWTMAGLPLYPTEARILARHVVSVKPNAKIGILYQNDDFGRDFLGPFKKVLTDAGGTAQVIMEQTYDLTEPTVDSQLINLSKSGADVFYNISTGKASSQSIRKVAELGWKPLQLLSAGSTGRSILNAAGLENAAGIVAIRYNKEVGLPKWEKDPDVMAFEELRKKYTPAIDPDNTIAFAGYGQAVTMGEILRRCGDDLTRANVLKQASTLAGFHSPYFLEGVTYSYTPEDYTPMKTLFISTFTGKDWDISDKPMSE, via the coding sequence ATGACCAAGAATCCATCGCGGCGCGATTTCAGCGCCGCCGCGCTCGCCACCATCGCCGCATCCACCTTGCCCGCGCCGTATGTCTGGGCCGCGGAGAAGAAATACGATGCGGGCGCCAGCGACACCGAGATCAAGATCGGGCAGACCGTGCCGCATTCCGGCCCCGGCTCGCTCTACGGCGTGCTCGGGCGTGTCGGCGAGGCCTATTTCCAGATGCTGAACGAGAAGGGCGGCATCAACGGGCGCAAGATCAAGTTTCTCACCATGGACGACGCCTACAGCGCGCCGAAATGCGTCGAGGCGACGCGGCGCCTGGTCGAGCAGGAGGAGGTGCTGGCGCTCTACGGCTCGCTCGGCACCGCGCCGCAGACCGCCGTGCACAAATACCTGAACTCCAAGGGCGTGCCGCAGCTGCTGCTCAACACCGGCGCGTCGAAGTGGAACAACCCGAAAGAGTTCAAGTGGACGATGGCGGGCCTGCCGCTCTATCCGACCGAGGCGCGCATCCTGGCGCGGCATGTCGTCAGCGTGAAGCCGAACGCCAAGATCGGCATCCTCTACCAGAACGACGATTTTGGCCGCGACTTCCTCGGTCCCTTCAAGAAGGTGCTGACTGACGCCGGCGGCACCGCGCAGGTGATCATGGAGCAGACCTACGATCTCACCGAGCCGACCGTCGATTCCCAGCTCATCAATCTCTCGAAGTCGGGCGCCGACGTGTTCTACAACATCTCCACCGGCAAGGCGTCGTCGCAGTCGATCCGGAAAGTGGCCGAGCTCGGCTGGAAGCCGCTGCAACTGTTGTCCGCGGGCTCGACCGGCCGTTCGATTCTGAACGCCGCGGGCCTCGAGAATGCCGCCGGCATCGTCGCCATCCGCTACAACAAGGAGGTCGGCCTGCCCAAATGGGAGAAGGACCCCGACGTGATGGCGTTCGAGGAGCTGCGCAAGAAGTACACGCCGGCCATCGACCCCGACAACACCATCGCCTTCGCCGGCTACGGCCAGGCCGTCACCATGGGCGAGATCCTGCGCCGCTGCGGCGATGATCTCACGCGTGCCAACGTGCTGAAGCAGGCCTCGACTCTTGCCGGCTTCCACTCGCCCTATTTCCTCGAGGGCGTCACCTACAGCTACACGCCCGAGGACTACACGCCGATGAAGACGCTCTTCATCTCCACCTTCACCGGCAAGGATTGGGATATCTCCGACAAGCCGATGTCGGAGTAG
- a CDS encoding MBL fold metallo-hydrolase: MPISITLIGGPTALIEIDGFRLLTDPTFDAPGAYQLPHVKLEKTIGPAVRPDAIGPVDAVLLSHDQHSDNLDNSGRAFLKHAKRVLTTEAGARRLGGHAEGLAPWATSHVKDRDGNSLTITATPARHGPAGIEPLSGDVIGFVVSSNRKDTSAVYISGDTTWFDGVAEVARRFKCRVVLPFAGAAQTRGPFHLTMDTNDTIETARAFPDAMIVPLHTEGWAHFRQNSEDLRKTFDVLGFGTRLRLLEPGVPTVIEAP; this comes from the coding sequence ATGCCCATTTCCATCACCCTGATCGGCGGCCCGACCGCGCTGATCGAGATCGACGGCTTCCGTCTCCTCACCGACCCGACCTTCGATGCGCCGGGCGCGTACCAGCTGCCGCATGTGAAGCTGGAGAAGACCATCGGCCCCGCCGTGAGGCCCGATGCGATCGGTCCGGTCGATGCGGTCCTGCTCAGCCACGACCAGCATTCGGACAATCTCGACAATTCCGGCCGCGCGTTTCTCAAACATGCGAAGCGCGTGCTGACGACAGAGGCCGGCGCCAGGCGCCTCGGCGGCCATGCCGAAGGCCTTGCGCCCTGGGCGACCTCGCATGTGAAGGATCGTGACGGCAATTCACTGACCATCACCGCGACGCCGGCGCGTCACGGTCCTGCCGGCATCGAGCCGCTGTCGGGCGATGTCATCGGCTTCGTGGTGTCCTCAAACCGGAAGGACACAAGCGCGGTCTATATCAGCGGCGACACCACCTGGTTCGACGGCGTTGCCGAGGTCGCCCGCCGCTTCAAATGCCGCGTGGTGCTGCCGTTCGCGGGCGCTGCGCAGACGCGCGGGCCGTTCCATCTCACCATGGACACCAATGACACCATCGAGACCGCACGGGCCTTTCCCGATGCGATGATCGTGCCGTTGCATACCGAAGGCTGGGCGCATTTCCGCCAGAACAGCGAGGACCTGCGCAAGACCTTCGACGTGCTCGGTTTCGGGACGCGATTGCGATTGCTGGAGCCGGGCGTGCCGACGGTGATCGAGGCGCCGTGA
- a CDS encoding DMT family transporter encodes MSLAPSIPVPRSRFNTLPLAIGLFCLLWSYAFVAGKIGVTHCPPLILLAARFSLAGILILGATLIRGDSWSLSWRDAAIFAVLGIANNALYLGLGYTGLQSVSAGLGGLIVSANPVFTAALAALLLGEGMTWRKAGGLLLGVIGVTAIVWHRLSVGTDSWHGIVFTLASLASIVLGTILFKLLAPKGSLWIGNGVQNLAAGIVLTPVALTFADVHAIDVTPSLIGAFAFLVLGGSILAYWLWFHLLKVCGATAASAYHFLMPPLGMLFAFLVLGEHVEARDLLGIIPVALGIYLVTRPAKSLSSKLLPSKAAS; translated from the coding sequence ATGTCGCTCGCTCCCTCGATTCCCGTTCCCCGCAGCCGCTTCAACACGCTGCCGCTCGCCATCGGCCTGTTCTGCCTGCTCTGGAGCTATGCCTTCGTCGCCGGCAAGATCGGCGTCACCCATTGCCCGCCGCTGATCTTGCTCGCCGCGCGCTTCTCGCTCGCCGGCATTTTGATCCTCGGTGCGACGCTGATCCGCGGCGACAGCTGGTCCTTGTCCTGGCGCGATGCCGCGATCTTCGCTGTGCTCGGCATCGCCAACAACGCGCTCTATCTCGGGCTCGGCTACACCGGCCTGCAATCGGTCTCCGCCGGGCTCGGCGGCCTGATCGTGTCGGCCAATCCGGTGTTCACCGCGGCGCTCGCTGCATTGTTGCTCGGCGAAGGCATGACCTGGCGCAAGGCGGGCGGTCTCCTGCTCGGCGTCATCGGAGTGACGGCGATCGTCTGGCACCGCCTGTCGGTCGGCACCGATTCATGGCACGGCATCGTCTTCACGCTTGCCTCGCTCGCCTCCATCGTCCTCGGCACGATCCTCTTCAAGCTGCTCGCGCCGAAGGGAAGCCTGTGGATCGGCAACGGCGTGCAGAATCTCGCAGCGGGCATCGTGCTGACGCCGGTCGCGCTCACCTTCGCCGACGTCCACGCGATCGATGTCACCCCAAGCCTGATCGGCGCCTTCGCCTTCCTCGTGCTCGGCGGCTCGATCCTGGCCTACTGGCTCTGGTTTCATCTCCTGAAAGTGTGTGGCGCCACCGCTGCCAGCGCCTATCATTTCCTGATGCCGCCGCTCGGCATGCTGTTCGCCTTCCTCGTGCTCGGCGAGCATGTCGAGGCCCGCGACCTGCTCGGCATCATCCCGGTCGCGCTCGGCATCTATCTGGTGACCCGGCCGGCGAAATCGCTTTCGTCAAAGTTGCTTCCGTCAAAGGCCGCATCGTAA
- a CDS encoding class I SAM-dependent DNA methyltransferase codes for MPLRLFLSSGDLMADRRFEFARDLQLKGDLPAAADLLEQAIELAPNFASAWFTLGEIRQQLGERDKAIAAFRKSRESDPGDQHGAGLHLIRLGDAQMTEMPKAYVQALFDQYAPRFEDVLINDLGYRAPALIFKAVLAARVAAKKPAFFKRTIDLGCGTGLAAAAFAKQVDHFIGIDLSPGMIRVARATELYAELEVADMIEGLRSKGDASANLVVAADAFVYLSDLAPVLAEAGRVLAAGGVLAFTLETHDGSGIVLGEGLRYAHSAEYVRGAIAQAGLKLLTLEPGSPRNENNEPVRGLVIVAEKT; via the coding sequence ATGCCCCTGCGCCTGTTTCTGTCCTCCGGCGATCTCATGGCCGACCGCCGTTTCGAGTTCGCGCGCGACCTCCAGCTCAAGGGCGATCTGCCTGCCGCCGCCGATCTCCTGGAGCAGGCGATCGAGCTCGCACCGAATTTCGCCTCGGCCTGGTTCACGCTCGGCGAGATCCGTCAGCAACTCGGCGAGCGCGACAAGGCCATCGCGGCCTTTCGTAAATCGCGCGAGTCCGATCCTGGGGATCAGCACGGTGCCGGCCTGCATCTGATACGGCTCGGCGACGCGCAGATGACGGAGATGCCCAAGGCTTATGTGCAGGCTCTGTTCGACCAGTACGCGCCGCGTTTCGAAGACGTGCTGATCAACGATCTCGGCTATCGCGCCCCGGCGCTGATCTTCAAGGCGGTGCTGGCCGCGCGCGTTGCCGCGAAGAAGCCGGCTTTCTTCAAGCGCACCATCGATCTCGGTTGCGGCACCGGGCTTGCGGCCGCCGCCTTCGCCAAGCAGGTCGATCATTTCATCGGTATCGACCTGTCGCCCGGCATGATCAGGGTGGCGCGCGCGACCGAGCTCTATGCCGAGCTCGAGGTCGCCGACATGATCGAGGGCCTGCGCAGCAAGGGCGATGCGAGCGCGAACCTCGTCGTGGCCGCGGATGCGTTCGTCTATCTCTCCGATCTCGCGCCGGTGTTGGCCGAAGCCGGGCGCGTGCTTGCAGCGGGCGGCGTGCTTGCCTTCACGCTGGAGACGCATGACGGCAGCGGCATCGTTCTCGGCGAAGGCCTGCGCTATGCCCATTCGGCGGAATATGTGCGGGGCGCGATTGCGCAAGCCGGACTGAAGCTCCTCACCCTGGAGCCGGGCTCTCCGCGCAACGAGAACAACGAGCCGGTGCGCGGCCTCGTCATCGTCGCCGAGAAAACTTGA
- a CDS encoding ligase-associated DNA damage response DEXH box helicase, with product MPPRIHKIPAEPAAPLPDRFEAWFAARGWSPRAHQLALLEKAREDRSALLIAPTGAGKTLAGFLPTLVELSSFSSPSPLVGEGRGGGWPQAPLVALPPSRQPAAADLPHKGGGDNNSLVSTGRSVQRSAGLHTLYISPLKALAVDIARNLERPIAEMALPIKVETRTGDTPVSRRQRQRRYPPDILLTTPEQLALLLSSDDAPFLFSSLKRIVLDELHALVTSKRGDLLSLGLARLWRLAPQIRAIGLSATVAEPDQLARFLVPQPGGNEVAADIVIAGGAAPPLVEMLDTRERLPWAGHGARHALSEVYELIKANKTTLVFVNTRSQAEMLFQDLWRMNDDGLAIALHHGSLDVAQRRKVEDAMSAGKLRAVVCTSSLDLGVDWGDVDLVVNIGAPKGSSRLMQRIGRANHRLDEASRAVLVPANRFEVLECRVAIDAIAENAQDTPPLRTGALDVLAQHVLGCACGEPFLSDELYDEVRTAAPYAGLARQDFDDVVDFVASGGYALKTYERFARIRQDKQGRWRVANPKVRQSYRLNVGTIVEEPMLKVRLVRSRSTGSGSTGAIARGGRVLGEIEEYFIEGLTAGDTFVFGGEVVRYEALAEDQVYVSRANDKDPKVPSYMGGKFPLSTYLAERVRRLLDDRRAWNGLPEQVRDWLSLQKDVSRVPGVRELLVETFPRGNKHYLICYPFEGRLAHQTLGMLLTRRLERARARPLGFVANEYAVAIWGLGDASFMVRNGELNLDALFNPDMLGDDLEAWLAESALMKRTFRNCALISGLIERRFTNEDKSRRQVLFSTDLVYDVLRKHQADHVLLRAARADAATGLLDLRRLGGMLARIQGRITHRELDHVSPLAVPVMLEIGRESVYGEAADELLAEAANELVKEAMG from the coding sequence GTGCCGCCCCGCATCCACAAAATCCCGGCCGAGCCGGCCGCGCCGCTGCCCGACCGCTTCGAGGCGTGGTTCGCGGCGCGCGGCTGGTCGCCGCGCGCGCATCAACTGGCGCTGCTGGAGAAGGCGCGCGAGGACCGCTCCGCGCTGCTGATCGCGCCGACCGGCGCCGGCAAGACGCTGGCGGGATTTCTGCCGACGCTGGTGGAGTTGTCTTCTTTCTCTTCTCCCTCCCCCCTTGTGGGGGAGGGGCGGGGAGGGGGGTGGCCACAAGCACCGCTCGTGGCGCTACCCCCCTCCCGGCAGCCTGCGGCTGCCGACCTCCCCCACAAGGGGGGAGGTGACAACAACAGCCTCGTCTCCACCGGCCGCAGCGTGCAGCGTAGCGCTGGCCTCCACACGCTCTACATCTCGCCGCTCAAGGCGCTCGCCGTCGACATCGCGCGCAACCTGGAGCGACCGATCGCTGAGATGGCGCTGCCGATCAAGGTCGAGACCCGCACCGGCGACACGCCGGTGTCGCGGCGGCAGCGGCAGCGGCGCTATCCGCCTGATATCCTGCTGACGACGCCGGAGCAGCTCGCCCTTCTGCTCTCCTCCGACGACGCCCCGTTCCTGTTCTCCTCCTTGAAGCGCATCGTGCTGGACGAGCTGCACGCGCTGGTGACGTCCAAGCGCGGCGATCTGCTCTCGCTCGGGCTGGCGCGGCTGTGGCGGCTGGCGCCGCAGATCCGCGCGATCGGATTGTCGGCGACCGTGGCCGAGCCTGATCAGCTCGCGCGCTTCCTGGTGCCGCAGCCTGGCGGCAACGAAGTGGCCGCCGACATCGTGATCGCCGGCGGTGCCGCGCCGCCGCTGGTCGAGATGCTCGATACGCGCGAGCGGCTGCCCTGGGCCGGCCATGGCGCGCGTCACGCGCTCAGCGAGGTCTATGAGCTGATCAAGGCGAACAAGACCACGCTGGTCTTCGTCAACACCCGCAGCCAGGCGGAGATGTTGTTCCAGGATCTCTGGCGCATGAACGACGACGGGCTCGCGATCGCGCTGCATCACGGCTCGCTCGACGTCGCCCAGCGCCGCAAGGTCGAGGACGCGATGTCGGCAGGTAAGCTGCGCGCCGTGGTCTGCACCTCCTCGCTCGACCTCGGCGTCGACTGGGGCGACGTCGATCTCGTCGTCAATATCGGCGCGCCCAAGGGCTCGTCGCGCCTGATGCAACGCATCGGCCGCGCCAATCACCGCCTCGACGAGGCCTCGCGCGCGGTGCTGGTGCCGGCCAACCGTTTCGAGGTGCTGGAGTGCCGTGTCGCGATCGATGCCATCGCCGAGAATGCGCAGGACACGCCGCCGCTGCGCACCGGCGCGCTCGACGTGCTGGCCCAGCATGTGCTCGGCTGCGCCTGCGGCGAGCCGTTTCTCTCCGACGAGCTCTATGACGAGGTGCGCACTGCCGCGCCTTACGCCGGTCTGGCGCGGCAGGATTTTGACGATGTCGTCGATTTCGTCGCCTCCGGCGGCTACGCGCTGAAGACCTACGAGCGCTTCGCCCGCATCAGGCAGGACAAGCAGGGGCGCTGGCGCGTCGCCAATCCCAAGGTGCGGCAGAGCTATCGTCTCAATGTCGGCACCATCGTCGAGGAGCCGATGCTGAAGGTGCGGCTGGTGCGTTCCCGCTCCACCGGCAGCGGTTCGACCGGCGCGATCGCGCGCGGCGGCCGCGTGCTCGGCGAGATCGAGGAATACTTTATCGAGGGGCTGACCGCCGGCGACACCTTTGTGTTCGGCGGCGAGGTCGTGCGCTACGAGGCGCTCGCCGAGGATCAGGTCTATGTTTCCCGCGCCAACGACAAGGATCCGAAGGTGCCGTCCTATATGGGCGGCAAGTTCCCGCTCTCGACCTATCTGGCGGAGCGTGTGCGCCGCCTGCTCGACGACAGGCGCGCATGGAACGGTCTGCCGGAGCAGGTGCGCGACTGGCTGTCGTTGCAGAAGGACGTCTCGCGCGTGCCGGGTGTCCGCGAGCTTCTGGTTGAGACCTTTCCACGCGGTAACAAGCATTACCTGATCTGCTATCCCTTCGAAGGGCGCCTCGCGCACCAGACGCTCGGCATGCTCTTGACGCGTCGTCTGGAGCGTGCCCGCGCCCGGCCGCTCGGCTTTGTCGCCAACGAATATGCGGTGGCGATCTGGGGGCTGGGCGACGCCTCCTTCATGGTCCGCAACGGTGAGCTCAATCTCGACGCGCTGTTCAACCCCGACATGCTCGGGGACGATCTCGAAGCATGGCTGGCCGAATCCGCGCTGATGAAGCGCACCTTCCGCAACTGCGCGCTGATATCAGGCCTGATCGAGCGCCGCTTCACCAATGAGGACAAGAGCCGCCGCCAGGTACTGTTCTCGACCGATCTCGTCTACGACGTCCTGCGCAAGCATCAGGCCGATCACGTCCTCCTGCGCGCCGCCCGCGCCGATGCCGCCACCGGGCTGCTCGACCTGCGCCGTCTCGGCGGCATGCTGGCCCGCATCCAGGGCCGTATCACCCACCGGGAACTCGACCACGTCTCCCCGCTCGCGGTCCCCGTGATGCTGGAAATCGGCCGCGAGTCAGTCTATGGCGAAGCAGCAGACGAGCTCCTGGCCGAGGCCGCCAACGAGCTGGTCAAAGAGGCGATGGGATAA
- a CDS encoding TIGR02186 family protein produces MIRALLAIVLVLLLGSAARAERLIVSVSNHRVTVTPNYSGEELVLFGSVEKDATTPADRTAYDLVVTVIGPRADMVTRRKERTFGIWINTDYRQFLQVPSYLALFANRPFDVITSPDIARRQQIGLNNVRLTQRVSGDYADVVPNDAFRSAFIRLRTQRGLYREDASAVTFLTPTLFRTGIPLPAEVPIGTYEVEIKLFAGGAFIGRTETAFEIVKVGFEQFVATTARQNGLIYGLATAAMALMTGWMASIVFRKD; encoded by the coding sequence ATGATTCGCGCGCTGCTCGCAATCGTTCTCGTCCTGCTGCTCGGCAGCGCCGCGCGGGCCGAGCGGCTGATCGTGTCGGTCTCCAACCACCGCGTCACGGTGACGCCGAATTATTCCGGCGAGGAGCTGGTGCTGTTCGGCTCGGTCGAGAAGGACGCCACGACGCCCGCGGACCGCACGGCTTACGATCTCGTGGTCACCGTGATAGGCCCGCGCGCTGACATGGTGACACGGCGCAAGGAACGCACTTTCGGCATCTGGATCAACACCGACTACCGGCAGTTCCTGCAGGTGCCGAGCTATCTGGCACTGTTCGCCAACCGCCCGTTCGACGTCATCACCTCGCCCGACATCGCACGGCGGCAGCAGATCGGGCTGAACAACGTGCGGCTGACCCAGCGCGTCAGCGGCGATTATGCCGACGTGGTGCCGAACGACGCATTCCGCTCCGCCTTCATCCGCCTGCGCACCCAGCGCGGCCTCTATCGCGAGGATGCGAGCGCCGTGACGTTCCTGACGCCGACGCTGTTCCGCACCGGGATTCCGCTGCCGGCGGAGGTGCCGATCGGCACCTATGAGGTCGAGATCAAGCTGTTCGCGGGCGGCGCATTCATCGGTAGGACCGAAACCGCCTTCGAGATCGTCAAGGTCGGTTTCGAACAGTTCGTCGCGACGACCGCGCGACAGAACGGCCTGATCTACGGCCTCGCCACCGCGGCCATGGCGCTGATGACGGGCTGGATGGCGTCGATCGTGTTCCGGAAGGATTGA